In the genome of Nitrospiraceae bacterium, one region contains:
- a CDS encoding hydroxymethylglutaryl-CoA lyase — protein sequence IEPTRLSLHVHDTYGMAVANVLTAWEDYAITAFDCSAGGLGGCPYAPGASGNVATEDVVFALKASGATVAVDEELIVDCARQLSAVIGHPLHSRLSQISRPRIGQPALKV from the coding sequence ATATCGAACCGACTCGCCTGTCGCTCCATGTCCATGACACCTACGGAATGGCTGTGGCCAATGTGCTGACGGCCTGGGAAGACTATGCGATCACGGCCTTCGATTGTTCAGCCGGCGGTCTGGGCGGTTGTCCCTATGCGCCCGGTGCGTCCGGCAACGTCGCGACGGAAGATGTGGTGTTTGCCCTGAAGGCCTCCGGGGCGACGGTCGCGGTCGACGAAGAACTGATCGTCGACTGTGCGCGTCAGTTGAGCGCAGTGATCGGACATCCCCTCCACTCGCGGCTGTCACAGATATCGCGGCCCCGTATCGGGCAACCGGCCCTGAAGGTGTGA